GTGATGATGCCATCATTGGTCTTTCCTTAGAAACAAAAGAAGACTATTTGTCTCTTATGCAAACGCATCCAAATCCAGATTTGGATTATTTGGCTGTTTCCCCCGTCTTTGATACCAATACAAAAACCAATACCAAACCGGCATGGGGACTTACAGGCGTTACCTGGTTAAAAGACAAAACAGACCTTCCCGTTGTTGCCATTGGAGGGATCAAAGATTCCAATGCAAAAGCAGTAATTCAAGCGGGAGCAGATTCTATAGCAGTCGTCAGTGCAATATGTTCGGCAGAAAATCCAAAACTCGCAGCAGAGACATTATCAAAAAAATTTCCTATCTAAAATAAGAGTATAATTTCCCATTGTGTTTCACTATACTCATTTCTTTTCTTAATATAAACCAAAATTATTTTGAAATTTTATTCTTTCCAATCTCTTTGTTGTAAATTCCGGTTCCAAATTTCAAAACCGATTCTTTCAATCGGTGAATCTTCAAAATAAACATCAAACTCTCGTTTGTTGATACCTTTTTTATTAATAAAATCAGGATTCGTCCAGAATTTTCTCGGTAAAAAATCTGGTTCAGTAGTTTCTACTTCATTTCTTTTGGCAACATTGGAATTCCAAGGACAAACTTCTTGGCAAAGATCACATCCATACACCCAACCTTTCCTATTCCAATCTAAAAAAGACTCTGTAGCTTTGGCCTCATTTCGATCTTCAATGGTCAAATAGGAAATACATTTTCTAGCATCAATTTGGTAAGCTTCGAGCGCACCAGTGGGACAAACATCCAAACATTTACGACAATTCCCACAATGGTCAGTGATGATTTCTTCTGGATCTGGGCCACCTAACTCTAAATCAGTGAGAATGGTCGAAAGAAAAAAGTAAGATCCCAGTTTGGGATGGATTAGGTTTGTATTTTTTCCCTGCCAGGCAATTCCCGAT
The nucleotide sequence above comes from Leptospira harrisiae. Encoded proteins:
- the thiE gene encoding thiamine phosphate synthase — encoded protein: MVNKQQIRGVYLVTDRPLCFHHTLSEVVRLAALGGVSLVQLREKESDSRTFLELAKHLKEILTPFSVPLLINDRLDVCLAAGADGVHLGQSDLPWWEARILLGDDAIIGLSLETKEDYLSLMQTHPNPDLDYLAVSPVFDTNTKTNTKPAWGLTGVTWLKDKTDLPVVAIGGIKDSNAKAVIQAGADSIAVVSAICSAENPKLAAETLSKKFPI
- the queG gene encoding tRNA epoxyqueuosine(34) reductase QueG, which encodes MTNPLYQIRSQIKTICEKEGFSLVGFVDAKIPESDLANLEEWVQKKRYGNMDWFAKDHALGIRNRFQNLGLTPHSAICLGFVYRSNAGEELVSEMKSKVSRYALGSDYHIILKKKGNQILKILKEMFPNHKFRQSVDSLPVAEKILSRESGIAWQGKNTNLIHPKLGSYFFLSTILTDLELGGPDPEEIITDHCGNCRKCLDVCPTGALEAYQIDARKCISYLTIEDRNEAKATESFLDWNRKGWVYGCDLCQEVCPWNSNVAKRNEVETTEPDFLPRKFWTNPDFINKKGINKREFDVYFEDSPIERIGFEIWNRNLQQRDWKE